The Vibrio bathopelagicus genomic sequence ACTGAGTCATATCTACGATTAAATCACGCACAACAGGCAAACCTGGAAGTGGGCGAATTACGATCTTATCTTGGCCAGAAAGTGCAGACAGTGGCGTGATACACGCCAATCCGTTTTTACCATTCATGTTCAAGCCATCGGAACCACATACACCTTCACGGCATGAACGACGGAATGAAATGGTTGGATCTTGCTCTTTCAAAAGAATAAGCGCGTCCAAAAGCATCATGTCAGAACCTTCTTCCACCTCTAGGGTGTACTCTTTCATGTAAGGCTTCTGGTCCACATCTGGGTTGTAACGGTATAAAGAGAAATTCAGTTTCATGGTCATGTCTCCTTAGTACGTACGTGCTTTCGGCGGGAATGCTTCACGATGGATAGGTTCCATGTTCACGCCACGCTTAGTCATACTTTCTGATTCAGGGTTGTAAAGTGAGTGACATAGCCATTGCTCATCATCACGATCTGGGAAGTCAAAACGAGCATGCGCTCCACGACTCTCTGTACGGAAGTTTGCTGCAACCGCGGTTGCGAATGCCGTTTCCATCAAGTTTTCAAGCTCTAAACACTCAATACGTTGCGTGTTGAACTCTGTCGACTTATCAGAAAGGTGTGCGTTCTTAAGACGCTCACGAATCACTTTCAGCTCTTCTAAGCCGTCAGCCATCGCTTTGCCTTCACGGAATACAGAGAAGTTGTTCTGCATACATTGCTGAAGGTCTTTACGAATTACCGCAGGGTCTTCACCGTCAGTACTGTTTTCCCAACGATTGTAGCGCTCTAATGAACGTTCAATGTCGGCTTCAGTTGCAGGTTTTGCTTCAGCTTGCTTGTTCAAAGTCTCACCAAGGTGAAGACCTGTAGCACGACCGAACACAACCAAATCAAGTAGCGAGTTGCCACCTAGACGGTTTGCACCGTGTACTGATACTGAAGCGATTTCGCCACAAGCGAATAGACCTTGAATTTCAACGTCTGAGCCGTCTTCAGTTTGTTTAATTGCTTGACCAGAAACCTGTGTTGGAACACCGCCCATCATGTAGTGACATGTTGGGATTACAGGAATTGGTTCTTTAACAGGATCAACGTGAGCGAAGGTACGAGAAAGCTCACATACACCCGGCAGACGAGATTCAAGCGTCTCTTTACCTAGGTGATCAAGTTTCAGCTTGATGTGTGGACCCCATGGACCATCACAACCACGACCTTCACGAATCTCAACCATCATCGAACGAGCTACAACATCACGACCTGCTAAATCTTTAGCATTTGGAGCATAACGTTCCATGAAGCGCTCGCCGTCTTTATTGAGAAGGTAACCACCTTCACCACGACAACCTTCTGTTACCAAAACACCTGCGCCAGCGATACCCGTTGGGTGGAACTGCCACATTTCGATGTCTTGCATTGGAACGCCAGCACGAATCGCCATACCAACACCGTCACCAGTATTGATGTGTGCATTGGTTGTAGAAGCGTAGATTCGACCAGCACCACCCGTTGCTAGGATCGTTGCTTTTGCTTTGAAATAGCATACTTCGCCTGTTTCCATACAAAGTGCAGTAGTACCTAAAATGGCACCGTCTTCATTTTTCACAAGGTCAAGAGCATACCACTCAGAGAATACGGTAGTTTTATGCTTGATGTTTTGCTGGTACAGCGTGTGTAGCAATGCGTGACCAGTACGGTCAGCTGCAGCTGCTGTACGAGCCGCTTGCTCACCACCAAAATTCTTAGATTGGCCACCAAACGGACGTTGGTAAATACTACCGTTATCGAAGCGAGAAAATGGAAGACCCATTTTTTCTAATTCGATAACCGACTCAGGGCCATTTTTACACATGTATTCGATAGCATCTTGGTCGCCGATGTAATCAGAACCTTTAACCGTATCGTACATGTGTTGTTCCCAGTGATCTTCATGCGCATTACCAAGAGCAACGGTGATACCACCTTGCGCAGACACAGTATGAGAACGAGTTGGGAAAACTTTAGAAAGCAACGCACAAGATAGGCCTTGCTCAGAAATTTGTAGCGCGGCGCGCATACCAGCACCACCAGCGCCGATTACTACAGCATCAAACTCACGAACAGGAATAGTCACTTACGCACCCCACAAAATAAACAGACCAGAGAAGAAATATCCTAGAAGAACCGCAACAACACCGACTTGAAGACCAACGCGCAATTTTGCACATTTGATGTAGTCAGTTAGTACTTGCCACAAGCCGATCCACGCGTGAACCAAAATTGAAGTAAGCGCTAACATGGTGAACACTTTAGTGAAAGTACCACCAAAGAATTGCGTCCAAGATGCGTAAGAAATATCACCTGAGAAAGCACAGAAGCTCACTAGGTAGATAGTGTAAAGCGTCATAATGATGGCTGTTGCACGAATCAATAGATAATCATGCACACCATTACGACCAAAAGTAGAAACGTTGTTTACCATACTAAGATCCCCGCTAGTAGAGACAATACCGCTGTTGCTGCGAATGCAACCTTCGCGCTCTTAGCGCCAGATTCCAGCTCTTCAAAGTGACCAAGGTCCATAAGAAGGTGACGAATACCACCAGCAATGTGGTAAGCCAAAGCGGTTAAAATGCCCCACAGAATAAACTTCACGAAGAAACCGTCGACAATGTCGCTAGCTTCCATAAAGCCTACAGGGGAAGAGAGGGAAATGGATAGTAACCAAAGCAGAATTCCGATCGCAACAAAAGTAATCACCCCAGACACACGGTGTAGGATGGAAGCTATTGCTGTGATAGGAAAGTGGATGGTCTGTAAATCTAAATTAACAGGTCTTGTCTTTCTTTCTTTCACGGGCTCGCTCACTCAGCTCCATTGAGCATGATGGTCATTAAATAACCTTATGTATTGTTATGGACAAAATTTGATTGCAAACCGTCAAAATTTAACATTAACTTAACAAATAACGTAAGTTGAGCCTTAGATAATTGTAAAATAATTGTTAATCGCTAGGTTTCTGAAGACACCTCACATTTCTTCTTAGCCTTGCATTTATAAGGTTTTAACCAAACTTTTCAGCGCCACTATACGGCTGGCAACATTCTAATACAATTGATGCAACAAATAATGCTACACAGAACAGATTTTTAACGAATTTAATGTAAAAAACACTAACAAGTGCACACAAAGCTGCAGAAAAATTGACTTTCTCACGTAAGACCAGTAAAAAAATGGCACATAAACATCCTGGACGGATTAATAATAACAAAGGAGATTGTTATGGCGGATAAGAAAGCTACCCTTCATATTGAAGGTCAAGCACCGATCGAATTGCCGATTACAGAAGGTGTACTTGGTACTCCAGTCATCGACGTTCGTACACTAGGTTCTAATGGTTTTTTCACTTTTGATCCTGGTTTTCTTGCCACTGCATCTTGTGAATCGCAAATAACTTATATTGACGGTGGAAAAGGTATCCTTCTACACCGTGGTTATCCAATTGATCAACTGGCCAACAACGCTGATTACTTAGAAGTTTGTTACATTCTTTTATACGGCGAAGCTCCTTCTCGAGCTCAATACGAAGAGTTCAAGACGACTGTCACGCGTCACACCATGGTTCATGAGCAAATTGCTAGTTTCTTCCACGGCTTCCGCCGTGATGCTCACCCAATGGCTGTTATGTGTGGTGTGGTAGGTGCGCTTGCTGCGTTCTATCATGATTCATTAGATGTTAATAACGACACACACCGTGAAATTGCGGCATACCGCCTAATTTCAAAAATGCCAACACTGGCTGCAATGTGTTACAAATATTCTATCGGTCAACCATTTATCTACCCGCGCAATGACCTAGGCTACGCAGAAAACTTCCTACACATGATGTATGCAAACCCATGTGAAGAATATGAAGTAAACCCTGTTGTTGCTCGCGCAATGGACAAAATCTTTACGTTACATGCTGATCACGAACAGAACGCTTCAACGTCAACAGTTCGTTTAGCAGGTTCTTCGGGTGCAAACCCATTTGCCTGTATTGCGGCTGGTATCGCTTCTTTGTGGGGCCCTGCTCACGGTGGTGCTAATGAAGCTTGCCTAATGATGCTTGAAGAGATCGGTAGCGTAGACAACATTGAAGAATACGTAGCAAAAGCAAAAGACAAAGATGACCCATTCCGCCTAATGGGCTTTGGTCACCGTGTCTACAAGAACTACGATCCACGTGCAACGGTAATGCGTGAAGCGTGTCACGAAGTACTTAAAGAGCTAAACATTCAAGATCCACTACTTGACGTAGCAATGGAACTTGAGCGCATCGCTCTTTCTGATGAGTACTTTGTATCGAAGAAACTATACCCGAACGTAGATTTCTACTCAGGTATCATTCTGAAAGCGATTGGCATTCCTGTATCAATGTTCACAGTAATCTTCGCGATGTCTCGTACTATCGGTTGGATTGCACACTGGAACGAAATGCACAGCGATCCGACGAACCGTATCGGTCGTCCTCGTCAATTGTACACTGGTGAAGAACAGCGTGATTTCCAAGCTCTACACGAGCGCGAATAGTAAGGTTTAGACTTTTCTAATCGATTAAAATCAAAAAGGGTTGATGTATTAACATCAACCCTTTTTTGTCTTTCAAGATTTTCTACCACTTCAATGAAGCTACAAATATCCAGACAAGCATAAACTCTCAGTGTGGCTATACAGGATTATCAATATCGATAAATTCAACATCTAAACCATGCTCTTTCTCTAGCCACTCACCTAATGCCTTCACGCCATAACGTTCTGTTGCATGGTGGCCTGCCGCAAAGTAATGAATATCTTGCTCACGTGCTGAGTACGTTGTTCGCTCTGAGATCTCACCAGAGATAAACGCATCAATGCCTTGAGAAGCCGCTAACTCAATGTAGTCTTGACCACCACCGGTACACCAACCGACAGTAGTAATCAATTTATCTTGGTTTTCTGGAGTAATGTGTAACGGCTTACGGTTCAAAGCTTGGTCAATCTTTTCTGCGAACTCAGCACCTGTCATTGCCGTTTTCAACTTACCGAACATCGCAACAGATTGTGGGTGCCCTTCTAAACCGCCTTCGACTTCGATATCAAGCAATTCAGCAAGCTTAGCGTTGTTACCTAACTCAGGATGAATATCAAGAGGCAAGTGGTAACCCAAAAGGTTAATGTCGTTTTTAATCAAAGTTCGAATGCGCTTGCCTTTCATACCACGAATCGCTTCTGACTCACCTTTCCAAAAGAAACCATGATGCACGAGCAAAGCGTCTGCATTCAGCTCTACAGCTCTGTCTATAAGTGCTTGCGAGGCAGTGACACCGGTAACGATGCGCTTTACTTCTGACGCACCTTCAACCTGTAAACCATTCGGGCAGTAATCTTTAATCTGCTGTGGTTGCAGTTTTTCGTTAAGTAGCTTTTCTAATTGTAAGTTATTCATTTTTATTTCCAGCTTACCTTTATAATAACGTCGTTATATCAATTTACGGGTAGAATGTCGAAAGCCCCAAGGCTATGTTTATAAAGAGCTACATTTATGAAGAACTGAGCTCTTTATAAAAAACAGATGATTGAAGTTTATGAGGAATAGATGACAGCACTGCAACGTTTTTACCAATGGGTTATCGACTCGCCACCGTTACTGGAAATCAAACCACCCGTTTCTGATCTCAGAGCCTTCTCAAGCCCTCATACCATCGATTCATCACATACATACAATGGTAATCCTAGGCTAGGTTTCCTATACCAGCATCTATGTGAACAAGTCATCGTTGCTTCGGATAATTATTCGATCAAGTACGATGAGATTCAGATTAATGTTGAGGGGAGAACACTCGGTGCTATCGACTTTATTCTCGAAGAACAGAGCAGCCGAAATCTGCAACATTGGGAAGTGGCGATTAAGTTCTACCTACTCCATCAACAGACATGGTTTGGTCCTAACTCTCACGACCAATTGGATAAGAAGCTCGATCGAATGCTTAGCCACCAGCTGGGTATGTCGTCTTCAACAGCCTTTGTTGAGCAATATCCAAAGATCGACGTCGACTCAAAGCACCTTTTGATGCAAGGTCGTCTATATACCAACCCATTCTTAGATCAAAAAGTACCTACTGAATGTTTGGGTTACGACATTAATTCAAGCCAAATCAACGGTTTTTGGTGTTATCAAAACCAAGCCCATTTAATTACTGAAGTGCTCTATCCTCTCACCAAAGAACAATGGGCAGCTGGCACTGATGACTTCACCTGTGAACCTATCACCGCGTTCGGTGACCGCTTCGTTCATGGGCAAACCAAATCAGGGCAGTTTTGGTTTGTGATGCCACAAAGTTGGCCGCACGGATAATCTACTTAGTTGCTTAGCAATTAAACTACTTAGCCTTAGCCGCTTTACCCACAAACTGATAAAAAAAGGGCTGATGCTTTCACATCAACCCTTTCACTATTTACTTGATGACTCTACTAATCTGTATTCGATTATAGGCCAGCGGCTGCAAATACTTGATTAACAATCTCTTGAGCTTCTGCTTCGATTGCTTTTAGGTGCTCTTCACCTTTAAAGCTTTCACAGTAGATCTTGTAGATGTCTTCAGTGCCTGATGGGCGAGCAGCAAACCAACCGTTCTCAGTCGTCACTTTTAGGCCACCAATCGCAGCGCCATTACCTGGAGCATGCGTTAGGCGTGCAGTAATCGCATCGCCAGCAAGTGTTTCAGCAGAAACCATCTCTGGAGACAACTTCTTCAGCACGTCTTTTTGTGCGCCATTTGCTACCGCTTGAATACGGTTGTACTTAGATTCGCCGTGTTTAGCAGCAAGCTCTTCGTAGTATTCTTGTGGGTT encodes the following:
- the sdhA gene encoding succinate dehydrogenase flavoprotein subunit, which translates into the protein MTIPVREFDAVVIGAGGAGMRAALQISEQGLSCALLSKVFPTRSHTVSAQGGITVALGNAHEDHWEQHMYDTVKGSDYIGDQDAIEYMCKNGPESVIELEKMGLPFSRFDNGSIYQRPFGGQSKNFGGEQAARTAAAADRTGHALLHTLYQQNIKHKTTVFSEWYALDLVKNEDGAILGTTALCMETGEVCYFKAKATILATGGAGRIYASTTNAHINTGDGVGMAIRAGVPMQDIEMWQFHPTGIAGAGVLVTEGCRGEGGYLLNKDGERFMERYAPNAKDLAGRDVVARSMMVEIREGRGCDGPWGPHIKLKLDHLGKETLESRLPGVCELSRTFAHVDPVKEPIPVIPTCHYMMGGVPTQVSGQAIKQTEDGSDVEIQGLFACGEIASVSVHGANRLGGNSLLDLVVFGRATGLHLGETLNKQAEAKPATEADIERSLERYNRWENSTDGEDPAVIRKDLQQCMQNNFSVFREGKAMADGLEELKVIRERLKNAHLSDKSTEFNTQRIECLELENLMETAFATAVAANFRTESRGAHARFDFPDRDDEQWLCHSLYNPESESMTKRGVNMEPIHREAFPPKARTY
- the sdhD gene encoding succinate dehydrogenase, hydrophobic membrane anchor protein, translating into MVNNVSTFGRNGVHDYLLIRATAIIMTLYTIYLVSFCAFSGDISYASWTQFFGGTFTKVFTMLALTSILVHAWIGLWQVLTDYIKCAKLRVGLQVGVVAVLLGYFFSGLFILWGA
- the sdhC gene encoding succinate dehydrogenase cytochrome b556 subunit, yielding MSEPVKERKTRPVNLDLQTIHFPITAIASILHRVSGVITFVAIGILLWLLSISLSSPVGFMEASDIVDGFFVKFILWGILTALAYHIAGGIRHLLMDLGHFEELESGAKSAKVAFAATAVLSLLAGILVW
- a CDS encoding citrate synthase, producing the protein MADKKATLHIEGQAPIELPITEGVLGTPVIDVRTLGSNGFFTFDPGFLATASCESQITYIDGGKGILLHRGYPIDQLANNADYLEVCYILLYGEAPSRAQYEEFKTTVTRHTMVHEQIASFFHGFRRDAHPMAVMCGVVGALAAFYHDSLDVNNDTHREIAAYRLISKMPTLAAMCYKYSIGQPFIYPRNDLGYAENFLHMMYANPCEEYEVNPVVARAMDKIFTLHADHEQNASTSTVRLAGSSGANPFACIAAGIASLWGPAHGGANEACLMMLEEIGSVDNIEEYVAKAKDKDDPFRLMGFGHRVYKNYDPRATVMREACHEVLKELNIQDPLLDVAMELERIALSDEYFVSKKLYPNVDFYSGIILKAIGIPVSMFTVIFAMSRTIGWIAHWNEMHSDPTNRIGRPRQLYTGEEQRDFQALHERE
- a CDS encoding Nif3-like dinuclear metal center hexameric protein, yielding MNNLQLEKLLNEKLQPQQIKDYCPNGLQVEGASEVKRIVTGVTASQALIDRAVELNADALLVHHGFFWKGESEAIRGMKGKRIRTLIKNDINLLGYHLPLDIHPELGNNAKLAELLDIEVEGGLEGHPQSVAMFGKLKTAMTGAEFAEKIDQALNRKPLHITPENQDKLITTVGWCTGGGQDYIELAASQGIDAFISGEISERTTYSAREQDIHYFAAGHHATERYGVKALGEWLEKEHGLDVEFIDIDNPV
- a CDS encoding DUF1853 family protein, with the translated sequence MTALQRFYQWVIDSPPLLEIKPPVSDLRAFSSPHTIDSSHTYNGNPRLGFLYQHLCEQVIVASDNYSIKYDEIQINVEGRTLGAIDFILEEQSSRNLQHWEVAIKFYLLHQQTWFGPNSHDQLDKKLDRMLSHQLGMSSSTAFVEQYPKIDVDSKHLLMQGRLYTNPFLDQKVPTECLGYDINSSQINGFWCYQNQAHLITEVLYPLTKEQWAAGTDDFTCEPITAFGDRFVHGQTKSGQFWFVMPQSWPHG